One Ostrea edulis chromosome 2, xbOstEdul1.1, whole genome shotgun sequence genomic region harbors:
- the LOC125680037 gene encoding acetylcholine receptor subunit beta-like, which produces MRMILDNLVGIDELAGTMQITAKLQISWADDRITWDPNNFSGIKKALFQKGDIWVPDMYAMSTLSENYGFGTDTFKIKYSHNGVATWEVSQMFWTTCKIDVVYYPLDDQSCFFTFTPNGYTADDVKIQVSGTGVIMDNYKGNSVWKLKTARASVISALSSEPDIFVISVIYERRSTIYILTAIVPVALMGFVHLLVFVLPDDSGERVGFSVTILLSLAVYQSMLSDALPKASEPEMPLLSVKIFADLLISSLIQACVVVSQYLFVKEQKKEEPPIVIKGFVWCLLYMKRKRSVKHEDEREEDEPEKEGTYWKIHTKNTVDMFLFRRVFNITCGCFFFLAVLGTNTVLVFFLMEKTI; this is translated from the coding sequence ATGAGAATGATTCTGGATAACCTGGTAGGTATCGATGAACTCGCTGGAACTATGCAAATAACGGCAAAACTCCAGATTAGTTGGGCTGACGATAGAATAACGTGGGATCCaaataattttagcggaattAAGAAAGCATTGTTCCAAAAAGGAGACATCTGGGTACCTGATATGTACGCCATGTCAACTCTTTCCGAAAACTATGGTTTTGGAACGGATACATTCAAAATAAAGTACTCTCACAACGGAGTGGCCACCTGGGAGGTGTCTCAAATGTTTTGGACTACTTGTAAAATAGATGTTGTATATTACCCCTTGGATGATCAATCCTGCTTTTTTACCTTCACTCCCAATGGGTACACCGCTGACGACGTTAAAATTCAGGTTAGTGGTACAGGGGTAATAATGGACAATTACAAAGGGAACAGTGTTTGGAAACTTAAAACTGCACGTGCTAGTGTTATAAGCGCATTGTCGTCGGAACCCGATATCTTCGTGATTTCAGTGATATACGAGCGACGGTCTACCATTTACATTTTAACTGCCATTGTTCCTGTGGCGCTGATGGGATTCGTTCATCTTTTAGTATTTGTTCTGCCAGACGACTCTGGAGAGCGTGTAGGGTTTTCTGTGACAATTCTCCTATCCTTAGCAGTTTACCAAAGCATGCTGAGTGATGCATTACCAAAAGCATCAGAGCCGGAGATGCCTTTGTTGAGTGTGAAGATTTTCGCGGATCTCTTAATCAGTTCTCTGATTCAGGCTTGTGTCGTGGTCAGTCAGTACTTATTCGTTAAGGAACAGAAGAAAGAAGAGCCACCCATAGTCATCAAAGGGTTTGTTTGGTGTCTCTTGTACATGAAGAGGAAGCGGTCAGTGAAGCATGAAGATGAACGAGAAGAAGATGAACCCGAAAAAGAGGGAACATATTGGAAAATTCACACAAAGAATACTGTAGACATGTTCTTGTTCAGGAGAGTTTTTAACATCACATGTGGATGTTTCTTTTTCCTTGCAGTATTAGGAACGAACACGGTTTTAGTATTCTTTCTTATGGAGAAGACcatttaa
- the LOC125681892 gene encoding uncharacterized protein LOC125681892, with product MSRFAFRNRPRKLPKGMGHDSGPPGRERRLQKTISMLLRFQRIEGSWGVINETREYTEALIERAIKKGPEDPEMMKLANHWCLEKDLVHMLFKEYVPRFSHPMYQNKPYLQQYRIELQPGKEYLYKMACLELKGNPWPKVKPEPPNTTGQLHNVLLKAYFDDKRKFSHLRPHASARNSLDEAVNGIEKLNVNKDLTQQKSDIQSDIHVVSSGDEHSDPSGTSDRNVNQMGNKSDLNLSNTENKC from the exons ATGAGTCGGTTTGCTTTTCGAAACCGTCCAAGAAAGTTACCCAAGGGCATGGGGCATGACTCCGGTCCGCCTGGGAGGGAGAGGCGTTTGCAGAAAACTATATCAATGCTTCTTCGTTTTCAGAGGATTGAGGGAAGCTGGGGAGTAATTAACGAAACTAGAGAGTACACAGAAGCA CTTATTGAAAGAGCTATAAAAAAGGGACCAGAGGATCCAGAAATGATGAAATTGGCAAATCATTGGTGTTTG GAAAAGGATTTAGTTCATATGCTATTCAAAGAATACGTACCTAGATTCAGTCATCCAATGTATCAAAATAAGCCCTACCTTCAGCAATATCGCATTGAGCTACAGCCGGGAAAGGAGTACCTGTACAAGATGGCCTGTCTTGAATTAAAAG gCAACCCTTGGCCAAAAGTAAAACCAGAACCTCCCAATACTACTGGACAGCTCCACAATGTGCTACTGAAGGCATACTTTGATgacaaaagaaaattttcacACCTTCGTCCACATGCCAGTGCTCGGAATAGTCTTGATGAAGCTGTAAATGGTATAGAAAAGTTAAATGTTAATAAAGATTTGACTCAACAAAAGTCAGACATACAAAGTGACATCCATGTTGTGAGCTCTGGAGATGAACATTCTGATCCATCAGGAACAAGTGACAGAAATGTTAATCAAATGGGCAATAAAAGTGATTTAAATCTGTCAAATActgaaaataaatgttaa
- the LOC125681699 gene encoding uncharacterized protein LOC125681699 — MLRLAYVIIIIITCIVFALTQGQDKSRRNPNRKKADTVCLNCEEDSCDNSTGICEQCLKGFYGEKCEDTCPNTCPSCEQSTGRCTSCLDGWFGPHCYFKCVLCFSCEMNTGKCTACKPTKWGPICQQDCEQNCYICNADNGKCVQCAREYYGEHCEKKCTNCLRGRCRPTTGICHFGCEKGYYGKFCNSSCPKECKVCNQNDGMCIKEKLNKNGNSAIKTEKSSIQKRLSNGKKPTVKLGKALTKIESVSTKERPPTDGKKPAGKMGNSLTRKKSISTMKELSSNDQKPVSKMGNSLTRKNSISSIERPSSNGNKPTGKIGNSPTKKESILIREGLSLDGNKPGSKTGKSLTKKESIPKLERPLMDGKKTKGKNENFSMKESISKKERPSFSFKTNAGKNEKLLKNGTSSKQERPSMDGKKPKDKKGSLTKKETFSKKEISSLEGDKTVDNNVNLPERGSISPEQKTAGTRIVSNPFS; from the exons ATGTTACGATTGGCATATGTAATAATCATAATTATAACATGCATTGTATTCGCCTTGACCCAAGGACAAGACAAATCGAGGAGAAATCCGAACAGGAAAAAAG CTGATACGGTGTGTCTTAACTGTGAAGAGGACTCCTGTGATAACAGTACAGGAATATGTGAACAATGTTTGAAAGGATTCTATGGTGAGAAATGTGAAGATACCTGTCCAAATACATGTCCGTCGTGTGAGCAGTCCACTGGTAGGTGCACATCTTGTCTAGACGGGTGGTTTGGTCCCCATTGCTATTTCAAATGCGTTCTCTGCTTCTCTTGCGAAATGAACACCGGAAAATGCACCGCCTGTAAGCCGACCAAATGGGGACCTATTTGTCAACAAGACTGCGAACAGAACTGCTATATTTGTAATGCAGATAATGGAAAATGCGTTCAGTGTGCTCGGGAATATTATGGTGAGCACTGTGAGAAGAAGTGTACAAACTGTCTCAGAGGGCGGTGTCGTCCAACAACTGGAATCTGCCACTTTGGATGTGAAAAGGGGTATTACGGTAAATTCTGCAATTCCTCTTGTCCCAAAGAGTGTAAAGTATGTAATCAAAATGATGGAATGTGTATAAAAGAAAAGCTGAACAAGAATGGAAACTCTGcaataaaaacagaaaaatcCTCAATACAGAAACGATTGTCGAATGGCAAAAAACCAACAGTTAAACTTGGAAAAGCTTTAACTAAGATAGAATCGGTTTCTACAAAAGAGAGACCACCGACAGATGGCAAAAAGCCGGCGGGGAAAATGGGAAACTCACTGACAAGGAAAAAATCGATTTCTACAATGAAGGAACTATCGTCGAATGACCAAAAACCAGTGAGCAAAATGGGAAACTCTCTGACAAGGAAAAATTCGATTTCTTCTATTGAAAGACCATCGTCGAATGGTAATAAACCTACGGGCAAAATAGGAAACTCTCCGACAAAGAAAGAATCAATCCTTATAAGAGAGGGGTTATCGTTGGATGGCAACAAACCAGGGAGCAAAACTGGAAAATCTCTGACGAAGAAAGAATCCATTCCTAAATTGGAAAGACCATTAATGGATGGTAAAAAAACAAAGGGAaaaaatgagaatttttcaatgaaGGAATCAATATCTAAAAAGGAAAGACCATCATTCAGTTTCAAGACAAATGCcggcaaaaatgaaaaattgttaaaaaatgGAACAAGTTCTAAACAAGAGAGACCATCAATGGATGGTAAAAAACCGAAAGACAAGAAAGGAAGTCTGACAAAGAAAGAAACTTTTTCTAAAAAAGAGATTTCTTCCTTGGAAGGCGATAAGACAGTGGACAATAATGTTAATTTGCCAGAGAGAGGATCAATTTCTCCAGAACAAAAGACTGCAGGAACACGAATAGTATCTAATCCATTCTCCTGA